One genomic region from Phocoena sinus isolate mPhoSin1 chromosome 3, mPhoSin1.pri, whole genome shotgun sequence encodes:
- the TNFAIP8L1 gene encoding tumor necrosis factor alpha-induced protein 8-like protein 1: MDTFSTKSLALQAQKKLLSKMASRAVAAAFIDDTSSEVLDELYRATKEFTRSRKEAQKVVKNLVKVAVKLGVLLRSGQLGGEELARLQRFRQQARRLAMTAVSFHQVDFTFDRRVLAAALLECRDLLHQAAGAHLTAKSHGRINHVFGHLADCDFLAALYGPAEPYRSHLRRICEGLTRLLDEESI, encoded by the coding sequence ATGGACACCTTCAGCACCAAGAGCCTGGCCCTCCAGGCCCAGAAGAAGCTCCTGAGCAAGATGGCATCCAGGGCGGTGGCGGCCGCGTTCATCGACGACACCAGCAGCGAGGTGCTGGACGAGCTGTACCGCGCCACTAAGGAGTTCACCCGCAGCCGCAAGGAGGCCCAGAAGGTGGTCAAGAACCTGGTCAAGGTGGCCGTGAAGCTGGGTGTCCTGCTGCGCAGCGGGCAGCTGGGCGGCGAGGAGCTGGCGCGGCTGCAGCGCTTCCGGCAGCAGGCCCGCCGCCTGGCCATGACCGCCGTCAGCTTCCACCAGGTGGACTTCACCTTCGACCGGCGCGTCCTGGCCGCCGCCCTGCTCGAGTGCCGGGACCTGCTGCACCAGGCGGCGGGCGCGCACCTGACCGCCAAGTCCCACGGCCGCATCAACCACGTGTTCGGCCACTTGGCTGACTGCGACTTCCTCGCCGCGCTCTACGGCCCGGCTGAGCCCTACCGCTCGCACCTGCGCAGGATCTGCGAGGGTCTCACCCGGCTGCTGGACGAGGAGAGCATATGA
- the MYDGF gene encoding myeloid-derived growth factor isoform X2, translated as MAAPSRRRNGGGGAVSLWAALLLVAVALRPARAVSEPTTVAFDVRPGGVVHSFSQNVGPGDKYTCVFTYASQGGTNEKWQMSLGTSEDQQHFTCTIWRPQGKSYLYFTQFKVEVRGAEIEYGMAYSKAAFERESDVPLKNEEFEVTKTAVSHRPGAFKAELSKLVIVAKATRSEL; from the exons ATGGCGGCGCCCAGCAGAAGAAGGaatggcggcggcggcgccgtGAGCTTGTGGGCCGCGCTGCTCCTGGTGGCCGTGGCGCTGAGGCCGGCACGGGCGGTGTCTGAGCCCACGACGGTGGCCTTTGACGTGCGGCCCGGCGGCGTGGTGCACTCCTTCTCCCAGAACGTGGGCCCTGGG GACAAATATACCTGTGTGTTCACCTACGCATCTCAAGGAGGGACCAATGAG AAGTGGCagatgagtctggggaccagcgaAGACCAGCAGCACTTCACCTGCACCATCTGGAG GCCCCAGGGCAAGTCCTACTTGTACTTTACGCAGTTCAAGGTGGAGGTGCGGGGTGCTGAGATCGAGTACGGCATGGCCTAC TCGAAAGCTGCTTTTGAAAGAGAGAGCGATGTGCCCCTGAAAAACGAGGAATTTGAAGTGACCAAAACAGCAG TGTCCCACAGGCCCGGGGCCTTCAAGGCTGAGCTGTCCAAGCTGGTGATCGTGGCCAAGGCGACACGCAGTGAGCTGTGA
- the MYDGF gene encoding myeloid-derived growth factor isoform X1: protein MAAPSRRRNGGGGAVSLWAALLLVAVALRPARAVSEPTTVAFDVRPGGVVHSFSQNVGPGDKYTCVFTYASQGGTNELEAEEEKWQMSLGTSEDQQHFTCTIWRPQGKSYLYFTQFKVEVRGAEIEYGMAYSKAAFERESDVPLKNEEFEVTKTAVSHRPGAFKAELSKLVIVAKATRSEL, encoded by the exons ATGGCGGCGCCCAGCAGAAGAAGGaatggcggcggcggcgccgtGAGCTTGTGGGCCGCGCTGCTCCTGGTGGCCGTGGCGCTGAGGCCGGCACGGGCGGTGTCTGAGCCCACGACGGTGGCCTTTGACGTGCGGCCCGGCGGCGTGGTGCACTCCTTCTCCCAGAACGTGGGCCCTGGG GACAAATATACCTGTGTGTTCACCTACGCATCTCAAGGAGGGACCAATGAG ctggaggcagaagaggag AAGTGGCagatgagtctggggaccagcgaAGACCAGCAGCACTTCACCTGCACCATCTGGAG GCCCCAGGGCAAGTCCTACTTGTACTTTACGCAGTTCAAGGTGGAGGTGCGGGGTGCTGAGATCGAGTACGGCATGGCCTAC TCGAAAGCTGCTTTTGAAAGAGAGAGCGATGTGCCCCTGAAAAACGAGGAATTTGAAGTGACCAAAACAGCAG TGTCCCACAGGCCCGGGGCCTTCAAGGCTGAGCTGTCCAAGCTGGTGATCGTGGCCAAGGCGACACGCAGTGAGCTGTGA